ATGCCCCAGACCGTCCCGAACAGGCCGATAAAGGGGCTGGCGCTGCCCGTCGTCGCCAGAAATCCGAGCGCCGCTTCCAGCTTTGTCGTCTCCATGTCGCAGGCCCTGTTCAGGGACCGCTCTACATTGTCGATTGCGCCTATTTCCAGATTCGCCGCCAGGTTATCCGCGGCATCCCGGCCGACGACGTTTCCGCGGGCCGCCCGGGCAATCTTGACAAGCTCGTTGTAACCGCTGTTGAATACCCCGGCCAGGGTCGAATTTCGCATCCTTTTTGATTCGGGATATATTTCCGACAGTTTTGTACCCTTCATGTAGATATTCAAAAATAACTCATTTTCCTTGGTTATTTTTCTCATGCTGAAATATTTCATCAGGATAATGGCCCAGGAAACAACGGAAAAAACAAAAAGCAGCAGCAGAACCAGTTGAACTATAAACCCGGCATTCAGCACCATGTCAAAAAGACTGCCATGAAAATTGCCGCCAAGATTCATCGTGGCGATTGATGTCTCTTTCACTGAAGATCTCCTTT
This DNA window, taken from Syntrophobacterales bacterium, encodes the following:
- the tolQ gene encoding protein TolQ, with translation MKETSIATMNLGGNFHGSLFDMVLNAGFIVQLVLLLLFVFSVVSWAIILMKYFSMRKITKENELFLNIYMKGTKLSEIYPESKRMRNSTLAGVFNSGYNELVKIARAARGNVVGRDAADNLAANLEIGAIDNVERSLNRACDMETTKLEAALGFLATTGSASPFIGLFGTVWGIMDTFKGIGARGSATLAVVAPGISEALIATAAGLAAAIPAVIFYNYYLNKVKGMTAEMDGFSSELVNIIERFYVKK